A stretch of Paenibacillus peoriae DNA encodes these proteins:
- a CDS encoding 5'-methylthioadenosine/adenosylhomocysteine nucleosidase: MSRLYGLMGAMDEEIELLLAAMTEASKTVKAGITYTTGIIHGQRVVVCKSGVGKVNAAVTTQILIDHFGVEQIIFTGVAGAVHPDLNIGDIVISSTCMQHDMDVTPLGYARGVIPYQDTSEFVADPELVSLAEQACKSFGDRYIVGKVLSGDQFVAHRELVTALHQEMDGACTEMEGAAVAQTAHMNAVPYVVLRSMSDKADGSAHVNYAEFTVEASHRSHRIVEFMLKHLG; this comes from the coding sequence ATGAGCCGACTTTATGGATTAATGGGTGCTATGGATGAAGAGATTGAATTGCTGCTGGCAGCGATGACGGAAGCGAGTAAGACGGTCAAGGCTGGAATCACTTACACTACAGGAATCATTCACGGGCAAAGAGTCGTCGTCTGTAAATCCGGTGTAGGCAAGGTTAATGCGGCGGTAACAACACAAATCCTGATTGATCATTTTGGTGTAGAACAGATTATATTCACGGGAGTGGCAGGGGCGGTTCATCCTGATTTAAACATTGGGGATATTGTCATCTCATCAACATGTATGCAGCATGATATGGATGTAACGCCTTTGGGTTATGCCAGAGGGGTCATTCCTTATCAGGACACCTCAGAGTTTGTGGCTGATCCCGAGCTTGTAAGTCTAGCTGAGCAAGCCTGCAAATCGTTTGGCGATCGGTATATTGTCGGCAAGGTACTTTCTGGCGATCAATTTGTTGCACATCGTGAGTTAGTGACTGCATTGCATCAGGAAATGGACGGCGCTTGTACCGAAATGGAGGGTGCGGCTGTGGCTCAGACAGCTCATATGAACGCTGTGCCTTATGTTGTACTACGATCTATGTCAGATAAGGCTGATGGATCGGCCCACGTTAATTATGCTGAATTTACGGTAGAAGCTTCACATCGTTCGCATCGTATTGTGGAGTTCATGCTCAAGCATTTGGGCTAA
- the ccpA gene encoding catabolite control protein A, with translation MTVTIYDVAREAGVSMATVSRVVNNNPNVKPQTRKKVYEAIEQLGYRPNAVARGLASKKTTTVGVVIPDISNSIFAEIARGIEDIANMYHYNIILCNADKRKEKEIRVINTLLEKQVDGLLFMGGTVTDEHIQAFHTAAVPIVLCATSDEKGSYPSVDIDHEAAAFDAVNTLIRHGHRQIAMISGTLQDPANGYARFQGYKRALEAAGIDYQEDLVRIGNYRYESGVEAMKYFLGLKKKPSAIFAATDEMAIGAIHSIQDEGLKVPDDFSVISVDNIRMASMVRPQLTTVAQPMYDLGAVAMRLLTKLMKKENVENPRVILPHETILRLSVNYLD, from the coding sequence GTGACGGTAACGATCTATGATGTAGCTCGCGAAGCTGGTGTCTCAATGGCCACAGTGTCCCGCGTAGTTAACAATAATCCTAATGTGAAACCTCAGACCCGCAAGAAAGTGTACGAAGCGATTGAACAATTGGGATATCGCCCAAATGCGGTCGCTAGAGGTCTGGCCAGCAAGAAGACAACGACCGTCGGCGTGGTTATACCGGATATATCGAACTCAATTTTTGCAGAAATTGCACGCGGTATTGAGGATATAGCGAATATGTATCACTATAATATTATTTTGTGTAATGCCGACAAGCGAAAAGAAAAAGAGATTCGTGTCATCAACACATTGCTTGAAAAGCAAGTGGATGGTCTTCTGTTCATGGGTGGTACAGTAACGGACGAGCATATTCAGGCGTTCCATACAGCTGCGGTCCCTATCGTTCTATGTGCAACGAGTGATGAAAAAGGAAGCTATCCTTCGGTCGATATTGACCATGAAGCGGCTGCTTTTGATGCAGTAAACACGTTGATCCGCCATGGACACCGTCAAATCGCAATGATCAGTGGTACGCTTCAAGACCCTGCAAACGGCTATGCACGTTTCCAAGGTTACAAGAGAGCATTGGAAGCAGCCGGAATTGATTATCAGGAGGATCTGGTGCGAATCGGGAACTACCGTTATGAATCTGGTGTTGAAGCCATGAAATATTTTCTCGGCCTGAAGAAGAAGCCAAGTGCGATTTTTGCTGCAACGGATGAAATGGCAATTGGTGCGATCCATAGTATTCAAGATGAGGGATTGAAAGTTCCTGATGATTTTTCGGTAATCAGTGTTGATAATATTCGTATGGCCTCTATGGTTCGTCCTCAGCTGACAACCGTCGCGCAACCGATGTACGATTTGGGTGCGGTAGCGATGCGTTTGCTGACCAAGCTGATGAAAAAGGAAAACGTGGAGAACCCTCGCGTTATTTTGCCGCATGAAACTATTTTGCGGTTGTCAGTTAATTATTTAGACTAG
- a CDS encoding type 1 glutamine amidotransferase domain-containing protein has translation MSRLAGKKVIALVDEEFEDLELWYPIYRVREEGAEVHLAGAEKGKKYIGKYGVPAEAEYAFEELNSSDYDGILVPGGWAPDKLRRYPKVIQLVQEFHAAHKPIGQICHAGWVLISAKILDGVTVTSTPGIRDDMENAGATWKDEAVVTDGHIVSARRPPDLPPYGKAFCDLLADNT, from the coding sequence ATGTCAAGACTTGCCGGAAAAAAGGTTATCGCCCTAGTGGATGAGGAATTCGAGGATCTGGAGCTGTGGTATCCAATTTACCGTGTTCGTGAAGAAGGTGCAGAAGTGCATTTAGCCGGTGCGGAAAAGGGTAAAAAATATATTGGAAAATATGGCGTACCTGCTGAAGCGGAATATGCCTTTGAGGAACTGAATAGCAGTGATTATGACGGGATTCTCGTCCCTGGCGGTTGGGCACCTGATAAACTGCGCCGCTATCCCAAAGTAATTCAACTCGTACAGGAGTTTCATGCTGCTCATAAGCCGATTGGACAAATCTGTCATGCAGGCTGGGTACTGATTTCTGCTAAAATTTTGGATGGTGTTACGGTAACTTCCACACCAGGTATTCGTGATGATATGGAAAATGCAGGAGCTACCTGGAAGGATGAAGCTGTTGTGACGGATGGGCATATTGTTTCTGCTCGTCGGCCGCCCGATCTTCCACCTTACGGAAAAGCGTTCTGCGATTTGTTAGCAGATAACACCTAA
- the ptsP gene encoding phosphoenolpyruvate--protein phosphotransferase: MIEGIGAAAGVAIGKAFVLPSWEWDLPDQKMDAVDLAKEFERLYEGIRTSKSEIQFIKDEFREMVGPEESSIFDAHLAILEDPEFMNEIRGIIERQYKAAEVAVKEAIDHFVTMFDLLDDEYMKERAIDIKDVGNRLLKHLLGAPEVTLPKDTQPYILVAKELSPSQSAHLNPSYVLGIVTMNGGKTSHSAIMARALGIPLVSGLESNLNLPVQTGDIMVVDGDLGKVYVNPEKTVTDHYKILRDEQRRRKEQLQVLASVDAVTKDGTTLRLAANISSIKELEAALKHGAQGVGLFRTEFLYMDRKSAPDEEEQYEVYRLIAEKAGNHSVVIRTLDIGGDKPLDYLQLPEEENPFLGYRAIRISLDWKELFKTQLTAILRASAMGNIKVMYPMISSVEEVRQADALLKEAMADLDARGLAYNPNIQRGIMIEVPAAAMIADLLAAETNFFSIGTNDLVQYVLAVDRMNEQIAHMYHPYHPAVLRMLRMTAQAAHQAGIDVSVCGEMAGDERSVPLWLELGIHQLSMSPQSLLRVKHRVLNTTASEATTVAQVCFGMSTGAAIEDKLTAANVSCTPAGPGRQ; the protein is encoded by the coding sequence ATGATAGAAGGCATCGGCGCCGCAGCAGGTGTGGCAATCGGGAAGGCATTTGTCCTGCCGAGCTGGGAGTGGGATTTACCTGATCAAAAAATGGATGCGGTAGATCTTGCAAAGGAATTTGAACGTTTGTATGAAGGGATACGCACATCCAAAAGTGAAATCCAGTTTATTAAGGATGAGTTTCGAGAGATGGTGGGGCCAGAAGAATCCAGCATCTTTGATGCTCATCTTGCGATATTGGAAGATCCGGAATTCATGAATGAAATTCGTGGAATTATTGAGCGTCAGTACAAGGCGGCCGAGGTGGCCGTGAAGGAAGCCATTGATCATTTTGTGACAATGTTTGATTTACTGGACGATGAATATATGAAGGAGCGGGCAATCGATATCAAAGATGTGGGGAACCGGCTGCTCAAGCATTTGCTGGGTGCACCGGAGGTGACTCTTCCCAAGGACACACAGCCCTATATTCTGGTAGCCAAGGAGCTCTCACCCTCCCAGTCGGCACACTTGAATCCTAGCTATGTTTTAGGGATTGTAACTATGAATGGTGGTAAAACTTCGCATTCTGCGATCATGGCCCGTGCACTTGGGATTCCACTCGTTTCAGGACTGGAGAGCAATCTGAATTTGCCCGTTCAAACGGGAGACATAATGGTTGTGGACGGAGACCTGGGCAAAGTTTATGTGAATCCGGAAAAAACGGTAACTGATCATTATAAAATTTTGCGCGACGAGCAGCGACGTAGAAAAGAGCAGCTTCAGGTACTTGCTTCTGTAGATGCCGTGACTAAGGATGGAACCACCCTGAGGCTGGCGGCCAATATTAGTTCGATTAAAGAGCTGGAGGCAGCTTTGAAGCATGGCGCTCAAGGTGTAGGACTGTTCCGCACGGAATTTTTATACATGGATCGCAAATCTGCTCCAGATGAAGAGGAACAGTATGAAGTATATCGGCTGATAGCAGAAAAGGCAGGAAACCACTCTGTGGTCATCCGTACCTTGGATATCGGTGGAGATAAGCCGTTGGACTATCTTCAACTACCAGAGGAAGAAAATCCTTTTCTGGGTTACCGTGCTATACGGATCAGTCTGGATTGGAAAGAATTGTTTAAAACCCAGTTGACTGCAATTTTGCGAGCCAGTGCAATGGGAAATATCAAGGTAATGTATCCGATGATCTCATCTGTAGAGGAGGTCCGCCAGGCAGATGCTCTTTTGAAGGAGGCTATGGCGGATTTGGATGCAAGAGGGCTTGCCTATAATCCGAACATTCAGCGAGGAATTATGATTGAGGTACCGGCTGCAGCGATGATCGCTGATTTATTGGCAGCTGAAACCAATTTTTTTAGTATCGGAACGAATGATCTGGTTCAATATGTGCTGGCTGTAGACCGTATGAATGAGCAGATTGCACATATGTACCATCCATACCATCCAGCTGTACTTCGAATGCTGCGCATGACTGCACAAGCGGCACATCAAGCAGGAATTGATGTGAGTGTATGTGGTGAGATGGCTGGAGATGAACGGTCCGTTCCGCTTTGGCTGGAACTGGGGATTCATCAACTCAGCATGTCTCCCCAATCTTTATTGCGGGTCAAGCATCGTGTGCTGAATACGACTGCATCTGAGGCAACGACGGTCGCTCAGGTTTGCTTTGGCATGTCCACTGGTGCAGCGATTGAAGACAAGCTGACTGCAGCTAATGTCAGCTGCACTCCGGCCGGGCCTGGACGGCAGTAA